A stretch of DNA from Cryptomeria japonica chromosome 4, Sugi_1.0, whole genome shotgun sequence:
TTTGTAcattttttagtgttttttttcACATACTCTCTTAAGTTTTATAGATCGTAGTGAAAAatctagtatttttttttttatcattgctAGTATTATCTTTATGGGTAAGTCTTtgaagtatgtgatacaataagatACTTTGcatgttaaatttattattttttatcttaTGGATAAAGTTTTTAAGTGTGGTCTAAAAAATTCTTTATAAAAAATTActacctttctttttctttctttctttatgtGTTAGCATTTTTTAATTGACGTATGTATAATATATGTATAATAGAATGTTATATTCGTTCTAAGTACTATTATCAATGATTTTATATGTAGTATCATGATGATTGGCACATGTTTCCTACAATTCATACACTATTATTATTAAGATTGCTTCTAGATTCACTATATGTATATTATAaagtattttatttataatattataatggTAGATCCAAGTTTTCCATAATTCATGTAATATGATTAATATTACTTCTAAATTAATTATGcatattttttgaaaaaagaagaagaatgaattCAAAAGTAATCTTACTAATAGTATTATAATAGTTGATCAATtgtaatcaaataatttatttgtttGGTCTTCCCTCCTTCCATCATTCTTTTGActcaattttttttaaacatttttataATACAAACTTTAAAAAACACATCTCCACTTAAATCAAACACACCtaaaatatatatatcttaaaatcaATTCTATAATTATAAAAAACTTCACAATCCTCTTAATATATTTTAATGCAATCCtcaattacaaaatattttataaacctTAATAAAACAACAAACAAATCCTAATTGATTCCACAACCACACCACATGATTATTAATaatatcaagtttccacaatccatagaataTTAATGCAACTCTAGGTTCAATTATGTTAGAAAGTTTTTTATCAAGGATCACACTCATGAGAAAGAGAGCTCAAAGAGATAaattgatctgaaacattgatgaatAAACTCTCTAAAAacaataggggaagagcaccagtagttgagcatgtaccaattgttgcgagggttgttgataccttttgttccaaaaattgaacaaataaaacctattgtttgaaacataaaatgccaatttttgttaggaaatgtaccaatggttgttaggaaatgtactaatattgtaaaaaataACCAAttaggtgatgccatatcagctgcacaactattggggcctcttttgcacgtCTATTGGTCTCACTCTTTTGGGGCGCTGTTTtgaacaccttggcaaaaagcatgttgatgtggcaccatacATGATGATGTGGTGCAGAAAGCTTAGTTATACGCAGGGGACTTGTCAAATAAGCTACTGCAAAAAAttggaagtgatttgaaatttccacgtaagattttgagaagcgtgaagttagggtgctcaactactggtgctcttcccctagataAATTGATCCAAAACATTGACGAAAAAACTCTCTAAATACAAATCGACGCCATTAATAATATGAAATGATCTTAAGAAAAAGAAGTGACTAGGTCATGTTGCTTCCTTCATATGATCATACCACATGATCTTAACAAAAGGAGGTGGTCAGGTCATGTGGCTTCCTTCGTACGATCACCTGCTTTCCTCATACAGGGTAGGTACAAACAAATGATAACTACCTAATCCAAATCATAATCACCACTTGTAACCTAAAAAAGAATCCTAAAAAAAATCCAACTACTCTTTTATTTTTGCCCTTTTCTAATGGAGAAGATAACTTTGTGTACAAGTCTTCTTCCTGTTATTTTATTTAACGTACTCTTTTGATTTGGAATCCTATAACGTGacaaatctaaaataaaaatatgGTATAGTCAAATCAACGCGGTTGCTTTTTCGGCCGTCGACTAAACAGCTCGTAAGATAATGACAAATTTCTTGTTGAAGGAATTAATGGCTAAACGCGGAGTCGACGAATTGCAGGCTGTCAATGTCAATGGACGGCATGCTAAACCTGTCAATTCACGGCCTTCTAATCACAGATACGCCATGTTAATccaatcaaattaaattaaattaaattcgtTTCTTTCTTTCAGTAAAAATTTTACGGTAATGCCGCTGTATACCAGAAAAGAAATCCGTCAAATTTACAAACCCTAATGCTGCCGATTGACGGCGTAGTAATTCCGTTATCAGACTGAAATTGTGTCATAGAGTATCTTGTCATTGGCAATGGACGGCATTGCAATTCTGTTCTTTACGAGAATATCAGTTTCTGTCACATATTATATGCTAATTATGTAGCTGTTGATGAGACGGCATAATAGATCTGTTACTGTTACATGACGGAATTGTAATTTATTAGGTTAACTGTAATTAATCCCGTCTCTGTAGTTCACGCTGTAATAATTCCGTTATTTATCAGATTTAATTTCCGTCGCATAATAAGGGATGCTAATCCTCTCGCTGTCAATTTACAGTATAATAATTTCGCTATAGACCAGAATATAATGCCGGAATATAGGAAATTCTCGTGCAGTTAATTGCTGGCGAAGTAATTTcgttaaatataatataaaaatttaaagTTCTGTCAAATAGGCTCACCAGGTTAAATTCTGTCATCGTTAATTGACAAACCAGAAAATGATTACTAACCCTTCATTGTCATTTTCCCGCTAGTCACTCCGTTGTAAACTGAACAAAAAAATTTGTCGCTATCAATTGACGCCGTAGAAGTTCCGTCATATGCAAAAATATAATTCTGTCGCATTAGTATCCCTGTCATGTTCATTGACGGCAAAGGATAACCAGAACAAAAAAATTCCTTATATATTGTACTCACTGTTAATTCCGTCATATTACTCTGATAACAATTTCCGTCATATGTTAACCCTAGTACTGTACATTGATGTGGTAGTAAATTCCGTCATATTAGCTCAATACAAACTTTCGTCATATGTTAAATCTGCCATTGTCAATTCACGGCTTTCTACTTCTGTTATATAGCAGAACAAAAACCCGGCAAATACacagttttttttcttttctaaaagcGTGTTGACATGTGAGTCTTCAATTATTACTGTCTGACTTTCTGCGACATTTAACCTTTTACTCTGTAATATGACCTATGATTTTTTTCCAAAGTGTTTACCCTCCAGATTTTACTTTCAATTATTTTTCTGTGTTAAAGAACCCTCGGGATTTACAGAAGAAGACAGTAAAGGATTAATAATGGCAGCGATTCGAGCTTTAAACCCATTGGTTTGATTGAGATTTGGTGTACGGGGGTGCAAAGAGCTCGGCCTGAGAAGCGCGGGAAGCTCAGAATTGCAGAAAATAGATATGAGCTGAGATAAAACAAGGAGTCAagattttttatgaaaataaaggGTTTGAAGAGTTAGAGAAAAGTCTCGGGTTTTGAAGATTAGAGAAGAACACGAGGGCTTAAAAGATTTTGTAAAAATTAAGCTTCGAAGATTTAGAAGATAAGGAGGGACTTGAAGAGAATACGATTATACAAAGGAAAACAAATAGAGGTTTTAAGAAAATCGTGAGCTTCACAGAAAAAGTGAGGGGTTTGAAGATTTTGAATGCATCCAGTGGTTTGAGAAACTGAAAGCTCTGAAAATTTGCAAGGTGTACAGGGATTTAAAGAAATAGAAGAAAACGAAGGTCTTTGAGGATTTTCAAGGCATCGAAGGTTTTTGAGAATTTACAAGAAAACTGAGGCTTACGGAGATTTTTATTGCGTCATGTGCTTAGATTAATTGGAAGAAGATAAAGGTATTCGTCTTCTTAAAGGCATTATGAGCTTTGACAAATTGAGGGGACAAGGGTTTTGAAGATTATCCGTGCATCCAGTTctctgagaaattagaataaagTGGGGGCATTCATTATTACAAAGCATCCATAGCTTTCAAGCTTGCGGGGAAATAAGGTTTATAGGGTATCTGGAGCTTTGAAGAAttgataaaaattaaaattttgaagatTGTGAGAAAAACGAGGTTTTAGGAGATTTTCCAGTGCATTAAAGGATTTGTAGAATTATTGAGGTTTACAACAGGTCCACTGGTTTCAAGATCTGAAGAAATCTGGGGTTTTGACAATTATGAGAAATTATTAAAAAAACTAGGGCTTGAAGAATTTCAATGCttagaaaattttgaagaaaaccAGGGTTTTGAAGATTGTGAGAAAACCGAGGGTTTAGAAGTTTGAGGAGAACGCTGGGGCTTTGAACAAATGGATTGTAGGCCGCCAGATGATTTCAGGTGCCCTATAAGCTTGGAACTGATGAGCGACCCAGTCATCCTGTGCACAGGCCAGACATATGACAGAACGTCCATACAAAGGTGGCTTGAATCCGGTAAGCGCACATGCCCTAATACCACAATGCCTCTTCATGATACTAAATTGATACCAAATTATGCTCTTCGTAGCCTCATATCACAGTGGGCACAAACCCATGGTGTGGACTTGAAGCGTCCAGCCATTTCAGATGGTGCACAGAGGCACCCGTCCTCAGCTCCCCATGAAACTAAAAAAAGCCTAGAAATCCTTGTAAAAACCCTAGCCAATAACACCAGTAACAATAATGTTCTAGTTCAATCCAGGAGGGACGCTATAAGACAGATTCGAACCCTTGCCAAGCAGAGCCGTGAGACTCGGCTCCAAATTGTGGAAGCTGGGGCTGTGGCTAGAATTATACCTCTTCTTTCGTGTAGGGATTCACAGACTGAAGAACATGCTATGGTGGCATTGTTTTACTTGAGCTTGGAGGATGATAACAAAGTTGGTCTGGTTGCTGAGGGTGCTGTAGATTTGATTGTTAATGCACTAAAGCATGGTTCTATGGATACTAGGGCTACTGCTGCTGTGACCCTAACAAGCTTGGCTATAGTGGATGTGAACAAGGCAACAATTGGAAGCCACTCCGATGCTATCGGTGCCCTTGTAAATCTCCTTGTAGAGGGGGATGCTCGTGCCCGAAAGGAGGCAACTACTGCACTGTATAGTCTTTGTTTCTATAATGATAACAAGAGAAGAGCTGTCATGGCAGGGGCAGTGAGCCTGCTATTGGAGGCTGTTGTCAACTGTGTGGGTGTGTTGAATGAATCGGTTGAGAGGCCTCTTGGTCTCCTTAACATGTTGGCTACTGTATCAGAGGGGCGGGCTGCACTTGTTCTCCAGAAGGGGATCATGGGGAGCATGGTCAAGGTGCTCAGGGAAGGCACTTTCAGGAGCAGAGAGCATGCTGTTGCAATTTTATCATCCCTTTGTTGCAATAGCAAGCAGAGAGCTATCGAGGCTCGGCAGGCTGGTGTGATGGAGCATTGTAGCCAGTTTCTTGAGGATGGGACACCACGGACAAAGCGTAAGGCATTGGTTTTGATGAAGGCTCTGGAGGACACTGTCAATCATGGTTTGGGGAGTTGAAAATGGAGCAATTGTAGACTTGGGATTATTGGTCCATAAATGGGTACCAGGATGTATATTAATTTCCTCAATCTTGTATATCTAATTACCTAGCAAAAAAATGGTTGTAAAACATGGCTGTTATTGCATCACAATTTTCCCTTATAACAGAGTTAGGTGGCTAAAAACTTTGTACCTTTGCATTTGTTTAGTGCATGTTTCATTGCTTAGttcagcagcagcagcagcagcagcagcagaaGCAGATTTGTACAGGAATTTTCCATTGTAATTTACTGCCACGTCTGctggattttttgaatttttccttgCTGGATTTTTTCTTTGTGCAAGATTTTACACATTTGTAGTCTTTGGTATATGAAACGAAGTTATTATTTAGTTGTTGGCTACTGTGCATTGCAAACAGTATCTTACACCACAGGATTACAAATTTTGGGTTGTCTTCAATGGATGGCTATAGGTTGATACAGTGAAAAAACTGAAAATTTACATTACAAATAAAATTTCCTCGGTAAGCATCTTGAGTGGAAGGTTCACAAGACTTGTATACAATTCAATGGACTGCCTCATTTCAAGGTTATGAATGACTGCAGAGCGGTGTCGTGaagtttagagtactttcttttgAATAAGCTCCACTGCCTTAATATGTGTTCCTATCAGCATATCTAGTTTCTTTTGTTGTGAGCATGATTGTAAGGTTTTTGTGGAGAACTAGACGAACTTCAGACAATTTTTGTAGTTCTGATAAAATAAAAGCAAGAGGATCACCTGTTTTATGTTTATATTGGATGTGCAAGCCCCCATTGTGTTGTctgttgatttaaatttattttttgttatgtTGTTTCTAAACACAAGATGTCCCTTCTAATAGGGATAAATTTTTACCTATAGACAACTTCTATGTTAGTTTCTTCAATAAATTCGCACATTTGAATTTCATATCCTATACTGCCAAAACCAAAACTGATCCAGCTTCATGCATATCAAAGGAATAACCTGAGGTTAATTTCAGTATGTTGGCATTATTCAATTGCCTAATGCTTACTGTTTGGGTAGGCTATTCACACCATTTTAATTGCATGTTGCTAGAAATTCAATGAAAACTGATAAGAAAGCGAAAGGCAATTATCCATTTTTCCCTATGAATCATGCTAAAGAATGACTGTAGCTACAAGTCTCTCTTCATGCTACCTCTGATTAACCGGGTTTACCAGTTACTTGGCCGGATCCAGGTCTGGTTCAAACTGAATTTGAAATAGCTACAAGTCTCTCTTAATGCTACCTCTTAGTAACCGGGTTTGCCAGTTACTTGGCCGGATCCAGGTCTGGTTTAAACTGGATTCGAGTActgagtaccggtttggtacttgcGTTTGCTTCTTTTCCCTTTCAGCTCACAGTTATAAAAGTTCATCATTTTTGAGAGAACAAGCGCGCATTCAAGGAGGAGAGAAGCCCGGGCAATGAAGTCCATTGCCTTTATATTATAAAAGctaacatattatatatatattaataaatcaaaattaaaattttgaatgttCTTTTGTTTTTTGCTGGGTAATAGGCCTTAGCCAATATTTTATTAattggtaaatttttttttttaacaaatccagttcagtgtgggcactggtaggaaagaaccggATGAAAAAAACCTCCAGTTTTGCCCAAGGAGTATACATCCTCACATGAATGGCTTAGCGCCAATAACTTCCTGATATCctatacaagacaaatatcttcctgATGTAGTTATACCATAGTCCCATACAAAACCACCTTTGCAAGTTCTTCCTCCGTCTTTCTCTGGCTGTTCTAATTCACTTTGTAAGCACCAACAAGAAGTCGCTCCCTTAAATCTGCTGTGTGTCTCATTGTGAGCTTGTCCTGCAAGCTTAAAACCACTCCCAACTAAATGAATTGTTAGTTTGTTAGGATATAAAAACAAGCGAACCATCGGTAGTAAGTATTGATAGAGAATGCAATCTAAAATGGGCCACGTAACACAATCTGAAAAAGCTAGCAAGAATCATGATCCGGAATCAGACTGCAACACCTATTTATCTCCAAGAAATCTTAGAAATCTACAAAATGAGATCAATGTCTCTTAAGTTCTATATTTCTGGAATGACACTAAGGGTATTAGTAAAGGTTTAACATATCAAGTTATGTCTTACCCCTTGCTTATACAGATGCTTATACAGTAATCCGATACGAAAATAACCTTCAAAGAAGATTGCCATACTTAAAGTAATCTTGAAACTGCAAACCACCATAACAAAACCATGCATGCCAAGAACTGTGCATAAGATAAAATTAGAGCTAAAACAGAGTCTACCTGGGTGTGATTGCTAGGGTTATAGACCCTGCTTAATATATTCTGTGTAAAATGTGTCCCGTAAAGGCAAGTCCCTTGAGTCCCTAACCTTGCACTTCAAATCTAACTTCACCAATCGAACTAAATCAAATGCAGCTAGGAGATTATCCAAACATCCAAGTGCAGTTTCTTTGTGAATTTTAAAAGAGAACAGACCCATGAATACTATATCGAAAAGCCAATCTGAGATTTTAGGGATTAAAACATAAAACCCAACCTGATGCATCAACTACCTTAAAGAAGACCGAAAATATCAGAGAGGATCAATTTGAACCTAAACCATCCCACCTTGTGATAAATCACTCCTTTCATGTCCTACCAGGGTTAGTGAAAACAAACAAAACTCCACAACTGAATCAAGAATGATAAGCAAGTAATGTTCTGATGGTAACTATATTACAAACATTCCAAAAGTATATTGTGAGAGTCTGCAAACCGAAATTACCCAAGCTATGTATAACTGAAGATTAAACAGAGTTTGTGGGAGAACCCATTTTTAAAGTGAAAGCAGTGGGGACAAGAGCAAACAATGTTTCGCCATGAATTACAAACACTCCGAGCTTGAAAAACATTAGGAAGAGGCAGCTTGGACAAGATTTCAATGGTGATTTCCTCGGGAAGAAGTTGAAAATAATTTCCTTGTC
This window harbors:
- the LOC131065314 gene encoding U-box domain-containing protein 8 yields the protein MDCRPPDDFRCPISLELMSDPVILCTGQTYDRTSIQRWLESGKRTCPNTTMPLHDTKLIPNYALRSLISQWAQTHGVDLKRPAISDGAQRHPSSAPHETKKSLEILVKTLANNTSNNNVLVQSRRDAIRQIRTLAKQSRETRLQIVEAGAVARIIPLLSCRDSQTEEHAMVALFYLSLEDDNKVGLVAEGAVDLIVNALKHGSMDTRATAAVTLTSLAIVDVNKATIGSHSDAIGALVNLLVEGDARARKEATTALYSLCFYNDNKRRAVMAGAVSLLLEAVVNCVGVLNESVERPLGLLNMLATVSEGRAALVLQKGIMGSMVKVLREGTFRSREHAVAILSSLCCNSKQRAIEARQAGVMEHCSQFLEDGTPRTKRKALVLMKALEDTVNHGLGS